From the Brachybacterium sillae genome, the window CCCGTGCCTGCCCGACGGCTGGGAAGCGGTGGTCCTCGACGCCCGCGCCCCCATCCCCGCAGAGCACCACGACGCCGAGGCCCTCGTCGTGTGGGGCGCCTCCCGGGCGCACCTGGCCTCCGCCGCGGAGGACCTGCCCCGGCTGCGGTTCATCCAGTCCCTCGCCGCCGGGGTCGAGGGGATCCTCGCCGCGGGGTTCCGACCGGACGTGCGGATCACCTCCGGTTCGGGACTGCATTCCTCGACCGTCGCGGAGCATGCCCTCGCCCTGACCCTGGCGCTGGTGCGTCGCCTGCCGCAGAGCCTTGCCGCGCAGCAGCGGCACGAGTGGTCGCGTGAGCTGGGGGGCCTGCAGCCCCTGCACCCCGAGGGGGAGCTGACCACCCTGCTCGACGCCCGCGTGCTGATCTGGGGGTTCGGGGAGATCGGTCGCACTCTCGCCCCCCTGCTGCAGCAGCTCGGCGCACAGGTGCGCGGGGTCGCCCGCAGCGCCGGGGAGCGCGACGGCTTCGAGGTCCTCGCGCAGGACGACGTGGCCGCGGCGCTGGGCGAGACCGACGTGCTGATCGACATCCTCCCCGCCGACGACCACACCGCCGGTGCGATCGACGCGGCCGTGCTCGACGCCCTGCCCGATCACGCCCTGGTGGTGAACGTCGGGCGCGGAACCACCGTCGACCAGGAGGCCCTGCTGGCCGCACTGCGGGAGGGGCGGATCGGCGGCGCCGCACTGGATGTCACCGACCCGGAGCCGTTGCCGGCCGAGGACCCCCTGTGGGAGGCGCCGCGGTTGATCCTCACCCCGCATGCCGCCGGGGGCCGCCCCGTCGGGGCCGACGAGCGGATCGCCCACAACC encodes:
- a CDS encoding phosphoglycerate dehydrogenase → MKILLPDTMPLDPCLPDGWEAVVLDARAPIPAEHHDAEALVVWGASRAHLASAAEDLPRLRFIQSLAAGVEGILAAGFRPDVRITSGSGLHSSTVAEHALALTLALVRRLPQSLAAQQRHEWSRELGGLQPLHPEGELTTLLDARVLIWGFGEIGRTLAPLLQQLGAQVRGVARSAGERDGFEVLAQDDVAAALGETDVLIDILPADDHTAGAIDAAVLDALPDHALVVNVGRGTTVDQEALLAALREGRIGGAALDVTDPEPLPAEDPLWEAPRLILTPHAAGGRPVGADERIAHNLRALDGDGDLVHEVARD